A genomic window from Triticum urartu cultivar G1812 chromosome 7, Tu2.1, whole genome shotgun sequence includes:
- the LOC125520179 gene encoding acetylajmalan esterase-like: MASSAAFFLLAAAALHVCCCRGQGGDDGAVAAIYSLGDSITDTGNLAKEAPPGAFETIKHLPYGVTFGRPTGRCSDGLLMIDFLAQDMGLPFLNPYLAKNTSFDHGVNFAVAGATAMDPDDQSNRTFSLKLQLRWFKDFMKSTFDTDEEIRKRLQSSLVLVGEIGGNDYNYAFFGNKSVSEVEKLIPAVVHTIIDATKEVLDMGASRVIVPGNFPIGCFPSYLTAMASPEQSAYDSAGCLNDLNLFAAKHNAQLQRAVAGLRESYPDAAIAYADYFNSFLGLLKGATALGFDENSTHTACCGAGGRYNYDERRMCGVEGTAACADPSAYVSWDGIHMTQAAYKAMFRLIYHGRYLQPQILSFPEEKNGQT; the protein is encoded by the exons ATGGCTTCCTCGGCAGCTTTCTTCCTCCTCGCCGCTGCTGCTCTGCACGTGTGCTGCTGCCGCGGGCAAGGCGGCGACGACGGCGCCGTGGCGGCGATCTACAGCCTCGGCGACTCCATCACGGACACGGGGAACCTCGCCAAGGAGGCGCCGCCCGGCGCCTTCGAGACCATCAAGCACCTCCCCTACGGCGTCACCTTCGGCCGCCCCACCGGCCGATGCTCCGACGGCCTCCTCATGATCGACTTCCTCG CTCAGGACATGGGCCTCCCGTTCCTCAACCCTTACCTGGCCAAGAACACGAGCTTCGACCACGGGGTCAACTTCGCCGTCGCCGGAGCCACCGCCATGGACCCCGACGACCAGTCCAACCGGACCTTCTCCCTCAAGCTGCAGCTCCGGTGGTTCAAGGACTTCATGAAGTCCACCTTCGACACCGACGAAG AAATTCGCAAAAGGCTCCAATCTTCTCTGGTTCTGGTCGGGGAGATCGGAGGAAACGACTACAACTACGCGTTCTTCGGGAACAAGTCTGTCAGTGAGGTGGAGAAACTAATCCCAGCCGTGGTTCATACCATCATCGACGCCACCAAG GAAGTGCTGGACATGGGCGCGAGCAGAGTCATCGTCCCGGGCAACTTCCCCATCGGGTGCTTCCCGAGCTACCTCACCGCGATGGCCTCGCCGGAGCAGTCGGCCTACGACTCCGCGGGCTGCCTCAACGACCTTAACCTCTTCGCCGCCAAGCACAACGCGCAGCTCCAGCGAGCCGTCGCCGGCCTCAGGGAGTCGTACCCCGACGCGGCCATCGCCTACGCCGACTACTTCAACTCCTTCCTCGGCCTCCTCAAGGGTGCCACGGCGCTCGGCTTCGACGAGAATAGCACGCACACGGCATGCTGCGGCGCCGGCGGCAGGTACAACTACGACGAGAGGCGGATGTGCGGCGTGGAGGGGACGGCGGCGTGCGCGGACCCGTCGGCGTACGTGAGCTGGGACGGCATCCACATGACGCAGGCGGCGTACAAGGCCATGTTCAGGCTCATCTACCACGGGAGGTACCTGCAGCCGCAGATACTCAGCTTCCCGGAGGAGAAAAATGGGCAGACATGA